Proteins co-encoded in one Pseudomonas beijingensis genomic window:
- a CDS encoding DUF3392 domain-containing protein — MDLVLDLLATVSRWSRSNLSEISLALVGCLLVLFGADIKGWVEQRLGSIAGALRVPLIALLCMIGSGAALIYATPWIVRGLSQFNNYSLAPVLLVVLVLIGVVADRR; from the coding sequence ATGGATCTGGTACTCGACCTGCTGGCCACCGTATCCCGCTGGAGCCGCAGCAACCTGTCGGAAATCTCCCTGGCATTGGTAGGCTGCCTGCTGGTGCTGTTTGGTGCCGACATCAAGGGCTGGGTCGAACAACGCCTGGGCAGCATCGCCGGCGCCTTGCGCGTCCCGTTGATCGCCCTGCTGTGCATGATCGGCAGCGGCGCCGCGCTGATCTATGCCACGCCGTGGATCGTCAGGGGCTTGAGCCAGTTCAACAACTACAGCCTGGCGCCGGTGTTGTTGGTGGTGCTGGTGTTGATTGGCGTGGTGGCGGATCGGCGCTGA
- a CDS encoding thiazole synthase, producing MSIVRSDKPFVLAGRTYQSRLLVGTGKYRDMEETRLAIEASGAEIVTVAVRRTNIGQNPGEPNLLDILPPDRYTILPNTAGCFDAIEAVRTCRLARELLDGHNLVKLEVLADQKTLFPNVIETLKAAETLVKEGFDVMVYTSDDPIIARQLAEIGCIAVMPLAGLIGTGLGICNPYNLQIILEEAKIPVLVDAGVGTASDATIAMELGCEAVLMNSAIAHAQQPVLMAEAMKHAIVAGRLAYLAGRMPKKLYASASSPLDGLIK from the coding sequence ATGAGCATCGTTCGTAGCGACAAGCCCTTCGTCCTGGCCGGTCGTACCTACCAGTCGCGCTTGCTGGTAGGTACCGGCAAATACCGCGACATGGAAGAAACCCGCCTGGCCATCGAGGCCTCGGGCGCCGAGATCGTGACCGTCGCCGTGCGCCGGACCAACATCGGCCAGAACCCGGGCGAACCGAACCTGCTGGATATCCTGCCGCCGGATCGCTACACCATCCTGCCGAACACTGCCGGCTGCTTCGACGCCATCGAGGCCGTGCGCACCTGCCGCCTGGCCCGTGAGCTGCTCGACGGCCACAATCTGGTGAAGCTGGAAGTACTGGCGGACCAGAAAACCCTGTTCCCCAACGTGATCGAAACCCTCAAGGCCGCCGAAACCCTGGTCAAGGAAGGTTTCGACGTGATGGTCTACACCAGCGATGACCCGATCATCGCCCGTCAATTGGCGGAAATCGGCTGCATCGCGGTCATGCCGCTGGCCGGCCTGATCGGCACTGGCCTGGGGATCTGCAACCCGTACAACCTGCAGATCATCCTGGAAGAAGCCAAGATCCCGGTGTTGGTGGATGCCGGTGTCGGTACCGCCTCCGACGCCACCATCGCCATGGAGCTGGGTTGCGAAGCGGTGCTGATGAACTCTGCCATCGCCCATGCGCAGCAGCCGGTCCTGATGGCCGAAGCCATGAAGCACGCCATCGTCGCCGGTCGCCTGGCGTACCTGGCCGGCCGCATGCCGAAAAAACTTTACGCCAGCGCCTCCTCGCCGCTGGATGGTCTGATCAAGTAA
- the mtgA gene encoding monofunctional biosynthetic peptidoglycan transglycosylase: MLRTLFRRFLKALLWFAVGSVVLVLLFRVVPPPFTALMIERKVESWFGGEPIDLQRTWQPWDQISDSLKVAVIAGEDQKFPEHWGFDIGAIQAAFAHNGRGGSIRGASTLSQQVSKNLFLWSGRSWLRKGLEAWFTALIEVFWPKQRILEVYLNSVEWDDGVFGAEAAARHHFRTSADALSRQQASLLAAVLPNPRKWSASRPSPYVLRRAGWIRQQMSQLGGDSYLLGLDHARRAPWAQ, from the coding sequence ATGCTGCGTACATTGTTTCGACGATTCCTTAAAGCCCTGCTCTGGTTCGCCGTCGGCAGCGTTGTGCTGGTGCTGCTGTTTCGCGTGGTGCCGCCGCCGTTCACGGCGTTGATGATCGAGCGCAAGGTTGAATCCTGGTTCGGCGGTGAACCGATCGACCTGCAACGCACCTGGCAGCCTTGGGACCAGATCTCCGACAGCCTCAAAGTCGCAGTGATCGCTGGCGAAGACCAGAAATTCCCCGAGCACTGGGGCTTCGACATCGGCGCGATCCAGGCCGCCTTCGCCCACAATGGCCGTGGCGGTTCGATTCGCGGCGCCAGCACTCTCAGCCAGCAAGTGTCCAAAAACCTGTTCCTGTGGTCGGGCCGCAGCTGGCTGCGCAAAGGGCTGGAGGCCTGGTTCACCGCGCTGATCGAAGTGTTCTGGCCCAAGCAGCGGATCCTTGAGGTGTACCTCAACAGCGTCGAGTGGGATGACGGTGTGTTCGGGGCGGAAGCGGCGGCACGGCATCATTTCCGCACCAGCGCCGACGCCTTGTCCCGGCAACAGGCCAGCCTGCTGGCGGCGGTATTACCCAACCCGCGCAAATGGAGCGCCAGCCGGCCGAGCCCCTACGTGCTACGGCGGGCGGGCTGGATTCGCCAGCAGATGAGCCAGTTGGGAGGCGACAGTTATTTGCTGGGGCTCGATCATGCGCGGCGGGCGCCTTGGGCGCAGTAG
- the rpoH gene encoding RNA polymerase sigma factor RpoH, whose protein sequence is MTTSLQPAYALVPGANLEAYVHTVNSIPLLTPEQERELAESLYYEQDLEAARQMVLAHLRFVVHIARSYSGYGLAQADLIQEGNVGLMKAVKRFNPEMGVRLVSFAVHWIKAEIHEFILRNWRIVKVATTKAQRKLFFNLRSQKKRLAWLNNEEVHRVAESLGVEPREVREMESRLTGHDMAFDPAAEADDDSAFQSPANYLEDHRYDPARQLEDADWSDNSNTNLHEALEVLDERSRDILYQRWLAEEKATLHDLAQKYNVSAERIRQLEKSAMNKLKVSIAA, encoded by the coding sequence ATGACCACTTCTTTGCAACCTGCTTATGCTCTGGTCCCGGGTGCGAACCTGGAGGCCTATGTGCACACGGTGAACAGCATTCCATTGCTGACGCCCGAGCAGGAGCGTGAACTGGCCGAGAGTCTCTATTATGAGCAGGATCTTGAGGCGGCTCGGCAGATGGTGCTCGCCCACCTGCGTTTTGTCGTACATATCGCCCGCAGCTATTCCGGCTACGGGCTGGCCCAGGCCGACCTGATCCAGGAAGGCAACGTCGGCCTGATGAAAGCGGTCAAGCGTTTCAACCCGGAAATGGGCGTGCGCCTGGTGTCGTTTGCGGTGCACTGGATCAAGGCGGAAATCCACGAGTTCATCCTGCGCAACTGGCGCATCGTGAAAGTCGCGACCACCAAGGCCCAGCGCAAGCTGTTCTTCAACCTGCGCAGCCAGAAGAAGCGTCTGGCCTGGCTGAACAACGAAGAAGTCCATCGCGTGGCTGAAAGCCTGGGTGTAGAGCCTCGGGAAGTGCGCGAGATGGAAAGCCGCCTGACGGGCCATGACATGGCCTTCGACCCGGCTGCCGAAGCGGACGACGACAGCGCTTTCCAATCGCCGGCCAACTACCTGGAAGACCACCGGTACGACCCGGCGCGTCAACTGGAAGACGCCGACTGGAGCGACAACTCCAACACCAACCTGCACGAAGCCTTGGAAGTGCTGGACGAACGCAGCCGCGACATCCTCTACCAGCGCTGGCTGGCCGAGGAAAAGGCCACGCTGCACGACCTCGCGCAGAAGTACAACGTGTCGGCAGAGCGGATTCGCCAACTTGAGAAGAGCGCGATGAACAAGCTCAAGGTGTCGATTGCGGCTTGA
- the ftsX gene encoding permease-like cell division protein FtsX: MSATRSPKVAERVAPKASDPQPQKKKRDDDDGPDFATLLRAWIESHRASLLDSLRRLGKQPIGSFFTCMVMAVALSLPMGLSLLLNNVERLGGSWQRAAQISLYLQMDASPGEGQALREQIKAMPGVAEAEYIGREQALEEFQQQSGLGDALKELPENPLPGVVLVTPNEVDKPALEALRQRLSELPKVQQAQLDLVWVERLAAILKLGDRFVFGLTVLLVSALLLVIGNTIRLHIENRRTEIEVIKLVGGTDSYVRRPFLYMGALYGFGAGILSWGVLAFGLDWLNDAVVGLAGLYGSDFSLAGVPVADGLSLLLGAVLLGYIGAWIAVARHLRELAPK, from the coding sequence ATGAGTGCTACTCGCAGCCCGAAAGTGGCCGAACGCGTGGCCCCGAAGGCCTCCGATCCGCAGCCGCAAAAGAAAAAACGCGACGATGACGACGGCCCGGACTTCGCCACGCTGCTGCGCGCCTGGATCGAAAGCCATCGCGCCAGCCTGCTGGACAGCCTGCGGCGCCTGGGCAAGCAACCCATCGGCAGCTTCTTTACCTGCATGGTGATGGCGGTTGCCTTGAGCCTGCCTATGGGCCTGTCATTATTGCTGAATAATGTGGAGCGCCTGGGCGGCTCCTGGCAGCGCGCGGCGCAGATTTCCCTGTACCTGCAGATGGACGCCAGCCCCGGCGAAGGCCAAGCGTTGCGTGAGCAGATCAAGGCCATGCCGGGCGTGGCCGAAGCCGAGTACATCGGCCGCGAGCAGGCGCTGGAAGAGTTCCAGCAACAGTCCGGCCTGGGCGACGCCCTCAAGGAGCTGCCGGAGAACCCGCTGCCGGGCGTGGTGCTGGTGACGCCGAACGAGGTCGACAAGCCCGCCCTTGAAGCATTAAGACAAAGACTTTCCGAGTTGCCGAAGGTACAACAGGCGCAACTTGATCTAGTCTGGGTCGAGCGTCTTGCGGCGATCCTCAAGCTCGGCGACCGGTTTGTCTTCGGTCTGACGGTGCTGCTGGTTTCTGCATTACTTTTGGTGATAGGCAATACCATTCGTCTTCATATTGAAAACCGCCGCACCGAGATAGAAGTGATTAAACTCGTCGGCGGTACGGACAGTTATGTACGCAGGCCCTTCCTTTATATGGGGGCGCTGTATGGCTTCGGTGCCGGGATTCTGTCCTGGGGCGTATTGGCGTTTGGCCTGGACTGGCTGAACGATGCGGTAGTGGGGCTGGCCGGTTTGTACGGCAGTGATTTTTCGCTGGCCGGAGTGCCAGTCGCCGACGGTCTGTCGCTCTTGCTTGGCGCGGTGCTGTTGGGTTATATCGGTGCATGGATTGCGGTCGCACGCCACTTGCGTGAGCTTGCGCCAAAATAG
- the ftsE gene encoding cell division ATP-binding protein FtsE, whose amino-acid sequence MIRFEQVGKRYPNGHVGLHELSFRVRRGEFLFVTGHSGAGKSTLLRLLLAMERPSTGKLLLAGQDLSTISNAQIPYLRRQIGVVFQNHQLLFDRTVFNNVALPLQILGLSKAEIIKRVDSALERVALSDKTDLYPGDLSTGQQQRVGIARAIVHRPALLLADEPTGNLDPRLAAEIMGVFEDINRLGTSVLIASHDLALIARMRHRMLTLQRGRLIGDGEAGV is encoded by the coding sequence ATGATTCGTTTCGAACAGGTCGGTAAACGCTATCCGAACGGTCACGTCGGCTTGCATGAGCTGAGCTTTCGGGTCCGTCGGGGCGAGTTTCTGTTTGTCACCGGCCATTCCGGCGCCGGTAAAAGTACCTTGCTGCGCCTGCTGCTGGCGATGGAGCGGCCTTCCACTGGCAAACTGCTGCTGGCCGGCCAGGACCTGAGCACCATCAGCAATGCCCAGATCCCCTACCTGCGGCGGCAGATCGGTGTAGTGTTCCAGAATCACCAGTTGCTGTTCGACCGCACGGTGTTCAACAACGTGGCGTTGCCGTTGCAGATCCTTGGCCTGTCCAAGGCCGAGATCATCAAGCGGGTGGACTCGGCCCTGGAGCGCGTGGCCCTGTCGGACAAGACCGACCTGTATCCGGGCGACCTGTCCACCGGCCAGCAACAGCGCGTCGGCATCGCCCGCGCCATCGTCCATCGCCCGGCCTTGCTGCTGGCGGACGAACCCACTGGTAACCTCGACCCGCGCCTGGCGGCGGAAATCATGGGCGTGTTCGAAGACATCAACCGTCTGGGCACCAGCGTGCTGATCGCCAGTCACGACCTGGCGTTGATCGCGCGCATGCGTCACCGCATGCTCACGTTGCAGCGCGGACGCCTGATTGGTGACGGGGAGGCCGGCGTATGA
- the ftsY gene encoding signal recognition particle-docking protein FtsY has translation MFGSNDDKKTPAAAGEKKGLFGWLRKKPQETVVEQPQALPEPAAEAVEEDAAPIILPIAEPILQPVAPEPVAEQPLTPPVESTPWLTLPVAEEPVALVEDEQAAHITPPIPAATQPVVVQGVAPIAEASTVVIAPVASQSAPEPEPEPAPVEALVPVEPARTAEENKVGFFARLKQGLSKTSASIGEGMASLFLGKKVIDDELLEDIETRLLTADVGVEATSVIIQSLTQKVARKQLTDADALYKSLQGELTNMLKPVEQPLVITSQNKPFVILVVGVNGAGKTTTIGKLAKKLQLEGKKVMLAAGDTFRAAAVEQLQVWGERNKIPVIAQHTGADSASVIFDAVQAAKARGIDVLIADTAGRLHTKDNLMEELKKVRRVIGKLDADAPHEVLLVLDAGTGQNAINQAKQFNQTVELTGLALTKLDGTAKGGVIFALAKQFGLPIRYIGVGEGIDDLRTFEAEPFVQALFAEREHS, from the coding sequence ATGTTTGGTTCCAACGACGACAAGAAGACCCCAGCTGCGGCTGGCGAGAAAAAAGGCCTGTTCGGATGGCTGCGCAAGAAGCCGCAGGAAACCGTCGTCGAACAGCCACAAGCGCTGCCTGAGCCCGCCGCCGAAGCGGTGGAAGAGGACGCCGCGCCAATCATCCTGCCGATTGCCGAACCGATCCTGCAACCGGTCGCCCCTGAGCCTGTGGCCGAACAGCCGCTGACCCCGCCCGTCGAATCCACTCCCTGGCTGACCCTGCCGGTTGCAGAAGAGCCGGTGGCGCTGGTCGAAGACGAGCAAGCCGCGCATATCACCCCACCGATTCCGGCCGCGACACAACCTGTCGTGGTACAGGGTGTGGCGCCGATTGCCGAGGCCTCGACGGTTGTCATTGCACCTGTCGCTTCGCAGTCCGCCCCTGAACCTGAACCAGAACCCGCTCCGGTTGAAGCTTTGGTCCCAGTCGAGCCGGCCCGCACGGCTGAAGAGAACAAAGTCGGCTTCTTCGCCCGTCTCAAGCAGGGCCTGTCCAAGACCAGCGCCAGCATCGGCGAAGGCATGGCCAGCCTGTTCCTGGGCAAGAAAGTCATCGATGACGAATTGCTGGAAGACATCGAGACCCGCCTGCTCACCGCCGATGTCGGTGTCGAGGCGACCTCGGTGATCATCCAGAGCCTGACCCAAAAGGTTGCTCGCAAGCAACTGACCGACGCCGACGCGTTGTACAAATCCCTGCAAGGCGAGTTGACCAACATGCTCAAGCCGGTGGAACAACCACTGGTGATCACCTCGCAGAACAAACCATTCGTGATTCTGGTGGTGGGCGTCAACGGCGCCGGCAAGACCACCACCATCGGCAAGCTGGCCAAGAAGCTGCAACTCGAAGGCAAGAAAGTCATGCTGGCTGCCGGCGACACCTTCCGCGCCGCCGCGGTCGAACAGCTGCAAGTGTGGGGCGAGCGCAACAAGATCCCGGTGATCGCCCAGCACACCGGCGCCGACTCCGCTTCGGTGATCTTCGACGCGGTGCAGGCGGCCAAGGCCCGTGGCATCGATGTGCTGATCGCCGACACGGCCGGTCGTCTGCACACCAAAGACAACCTGATGGAAGAATTGAAGAAGGTACGCCGGGTGATCGGCAAGCTCGACGCCGATGCGCCTCACGAAGTGCTGCTGGTGCTGGACGCCGGTACCGGCCAGAACGCCATTAACCAGGCCAAGCAATTCAACCAGACCGTCGAACTGACCGGGCTGGCTCTGACCAAGCTCGACGGCACCGCCAAGGGCGGGGTGATTTTCGCCCTGGCCAAGCAGTTCGGCCTGCCCATTCGCTACATCGGCGTGGGCGAAGGCATTGACGATTTGCGCACCTTTGAAGCCGAGCCCTTTGTCCAGGCACTGTTTGCCGAACGGGAGCACTCATGA
- a CDS encoding M16 family metallopeptidase codes for MNALARRAAGLLLSTVCLPLSALAADPQPTHEFTLDNGLKVVVREDHRAPVVVSQVWYKVGSSYETPGQTGLSHALEHMMFKGSEKVGPGEASLILRDLGAEENAFTSDDFTAYYQVLARDRLGVAFELEADRMASLRLPPEEFSREIEVIKEERRMRTDDKPMSKAYERFKAMAYPASGYHTPTIGWMADLDRMTVEELRHWYESWYTPNNATLVVVGDVTPDEVKSLAQRYFGPIARRAVPVAKIPLELAEPGERQITLHVQTQLPSVMLAFNVPSIATATDKTSVNALRLISALLDGGYSGRIPTQLERGEELVSGGSSNYDAFTRGDTLFTLSATPNTQKNKTLAQAEAGLWRLLEQLKTTAPTADELERVRAQVIAGLVYERDSITSQATAIGQLETVGLSWKLMDTELAELQSVTPQDIQKAAQLYFTRSRLSVAHVLPEEKAHE; via the coding sequence ATGAATGCTCTTGCCCGCCGCGCCGCAGGCCTGCTGCTCAGCACAGTTTGTCTGCCTCTTTCAGCCTTGGCTGCCGACCCACAACCCACCCATGAATTCACCCTCGACAACGGCCTGAAGGTCGTCGTGCGCGAAGACCATCGTGCGCCGGTGGTGGTCTCCCAGGTCTGGTACAAGGTGGGTTCCAGCTACGAGACGCCAGGCCAGACCGGTTTGTCCCACGCCCTTGAGCACATGATGTTCAAGGGCAGTGAAAAAGTCGGCCCCGGCGAAGCGTCGCTGATCCTGCGCGACCTCGGTGCCGAAGAGAACGCCTTCACCAGCGACGATTTCACCGCCTACTACCAGGTGCTGGCCCGCGACCGCCTGGGCGTGGCCTTCGAGCTGGAAGCCGACCGCATGGCCAGCCTGCGCCTGCCGCCGGAGGAGTTCAGCCGCGAGATCGAGGTGATCAAGGAAGAGCGCCGCATGCGCACCGACGACAAGCCCATGTCCAAGGCCTACGAGCGCTTCAAGGCCATGGCTTACCCGGCCAGCGGCTACCACACGCCGACCATTGGCTGGATGGCCGACCTGGACCGGATGACCGTCGAGGAACTGCGCCACTGGTACGAGTCCTGGTACACCCCGAACAACGCGACCCTGGTGGTGGTCGGCGACGTGACACCGGACGAGGTCAAGTCCCTGGCCCAGCGCTATTTCGGCCCGATTGCCCGGCGCGCGGTGCCGGTGGCGAAAATCCCCCTGGAGCTGGCCGAACCCGGCGAGCGCCAGATCACCCTGCATGTGCAGACCCAACTGCCCAGCGTGATGCTGGCCTTCAACGTGCCGAGCATCGCCACCGCGACGGACAAGACGTCGGTCAACGCGCTGCGGCTGATCTCAGCCCTGCTGGACGGCGGCTACAGCGGCCGGATCCCAACCCAACTGGAGCGCGGCGAGGAGTTGGTGTCCGGCGGCTCGTCGAACTACGACGCCTTCACCCGCGGCGACACGCTGTTCACCTTGTCGGCGACACCCAACACGCAGAAAAACAAAACCCTCGCCCAGGCCGAAGCAGGTTTGTGGCGCTTGCTTGAGCAGTTGAAAACCACTGCCCCGACCGCCGACGAACTGGAACGCGTGCGCGCCCAGGTCATCGCCGGCCTGGTGTATGAGCGCGACTCGATCACCAGCCAGGCCACCGCCATCGGCCAGCTGGAAACCGTCGGCTTGTCCTGGAAGCTGATGGACACAGAGCTCGCTGAACTGCAAAGCGTGACCCCGCAAGACATCCAGAAGGCAGCCCAGCTGTATTTCACCCGCTCGCGCCTGAGCGTTGCGCACGTCCTGCCCGAGGAGAAAGCTCATGAATGA
- a CDS encoding M16 family metallopeptidase yields the protein MNERKSSRLVLIGLVLLALACALAFYLSPSSNSDASQALDKAKSGNKLQSLAELDDKAPSRRQLDVQTWKTADGAKVLFVEARELPMFDLRLTFAAGSSQDGDAPGLALLTNAMLNEGVAGKDVGAIAQGFESLGADFGNGAYRDMAVASLRSLSAADKREPALKLFAEVVGKPTFPADSFARIKNQMLAGFEYQKQNPGKLAGLELMKRLYGEHPYAHSSDGTADSIPPITLAQARAFHAKAYAAGNAVIALVGDLSRAEAETIANQVSAALPKGPALAKTPPPVEPKASIGHIEFPSKQTNLMLAQLGIDRDDPDYAAVSLGNQILGGGGFGTRLMTEVREKRGLTYGVYSGFTAMQARGPFMINLQTRAEMSEGTLKLVQDVFADYLKNGPTQKELDDAKRELAGSFPLSTASNADIVGQLGAMGFYDLPLSYLEDFMRQSQELTVEQVKAALNKHLSTDKMVIVTAGPSVPQKPLPPPTDKPAEQPLGVPEH from the coding sequence ATGAATGAGCGCAAATCATCGCGCCTGGTGCTGATCGGCCTGGTTTTGCTCGCCTTGGCCTGCGCCCTGGCCTTTTACCTGTCGCCGTCGAGCAACTCCGACGCCAGCCAGGCATTGGACAAGGCCAAGTCCGGCAATAAGCTGCAATCGTTGGCCGAACTGGACGACAAGGCGCCCAGCCGGCGCCAGCTCGACGTACAAACCTGGAAAACCGCTGACGGCGCCAAGGTGCTGTTCGTCGAAGCCCGGGAATTGCCGATGTTCGACCTGCGCCTGACCTTCGCCGCCGGCAGCAGCCAGGACGGCGACGCCCCCGGCCTCGCCCTGCTGACCAACGCCATGCTCAACGAAGGCGTGGCCGGCAAGGACGTCGGCGCCATCGCCCAAGGTTTCGAAAGCCTCGGCGCGGACTTCGGCAACGGTGCCTACCGGGACATGGCCGTAGCGTCCCTGCGCAGTCTCAGCGCAGCCGACAAGCGTGAACCGGCCTTGAAGCTGTTCGCCGAAGTCGTCGGCAAACCGACCTTCCCCGCCGACTCCTTCGCCCGGATCAAGAACCAGATGCTGGCCGGTTTCGAGTACCAGAAACAGAACCCCGGCAAACTGGCGGGCCTGGAACTGATGAAGCGCCTGTACGGCGAGCATCCTTATGCCCACTCCAGCGACGGCACCGCCGACAGCATCCCACCGATCACTCTGGCCCAGGCCCGCGCTTTCCACGCCAAGGCCTACGCTGCCGGCAACGCAGTGATTGCGCTGGTGGGGGATTTGTCCCGCGCCGAAGCCGAAACGATTGCCAACCAGGTGTCCGCCGCCCTGCCCAAGGGCCCGGCCCTGGCGAAAACCCCGCCACCGGTAGAACCGAAAGCGAGCATCGGGCACATCGAGTTCCCGTCCAAGCAGACCAACCTGATGCTCGCGCAACTGGGCATCGACCGCGACGATCCGGACTATGCCGCGGTGTCCCTGGGCAACCAGATCCTCGGCGGCGGTGGCTTCGGCACGCGACTGATGACTGAAGTTCGCGAAAAACGCGGCCTGACCTACGGCGTGTACTCCGGCTTCACGGCGATGCAGGCCCGCGGCCCGTTCATGATCAACCTGCAAACCCGTGCCGAGATGAGCGAGGGCACCTTGAAACTGGTGCAGGACGTGTTCGCCGACTACCTCAAGAACGGTCCGACCCAGAAAGAACTCGATGACGCCAAGCGTGAGTTGGCCGGCAGTTTCCCGCTGTCCACCGCCAGCAATGCCGACATCGTCGGCCAGCTCGGCGCCATGGGCTTCTATGACTTGCCGCTCAGCTACCTGGAAGACTTCATGCGCCAATCCCAGGAACTGACGGTCGAGCAGGTCAAGGCCGCGCTGAACAAACACCTGAGTACCGATAAAATGGTCATCGTCACCGCCGGCCCGAGCGTGCCGCAAAAGCCGTTGCCGCCCCCTACTGACAAACCTGCCGAGCAGCCGCTCGGGGTTCCGGAGCACTAA
- the rsmD gene encoding 16S rRNA (guanine(966)-N(2))-methyltransferase RsmD, with the protein MARPSNSSKKPVHNGVNQLRIIGGEWRSRRLSFPDAPGLRPTPDRVRETLFNWLAPYVAGARVLDPFAGSGALFLEALSRGAAMGQALDASNLAVSSLKEHLGTLRCTVGQVQTADALRYLDSQPATPFDLVFLDPPFNQNLLPTVCALLEERQWLAEDAWVYTESETAPSTLGLPGNWRLHREQKSGRVYYALWQRLTKDMG; encoded by the coding sequence ATGGCCCGCCCATCGAATTCCAGCAAGAAACCCGTGCACAACGGTGTGAACCAGTTGCGCATCATCGGCGGCGAATGGCGCAGCCGGCGCCTGAGCTTCCCGGATGCCCCAGGGTTGCGCCCCACCCCTGACCGCGTGCGGGAAACCCTGTTCAACTGGCTCGCGCCCTACGTGGCAGGCGCCCGGGTGCTCGACCCGTTCGCCGGCAGCGGCGCGCTGTTTCTCGAGGCCCTGTCCCGTGGCGCCGCCATGGGCCAGGCGCTGGACGCCAGCAACCTGGCGGTCTCCAGCCTGAAGGAACACCTGGGCACCCTGCGTTGCACCGTCGGTCAGGTGCAAACCGCCGACGCACTGCGCTACCTGGACAGCCAACCGGCGACGCCTTTCGACCTGGTGTTCCTCGACCCGCCTTTCAACCAGAACCTGTTGCCGACCGTCTGCGCCTTGCTCGAGGAACGTCAGTGGCTGGCCGAGGATGCCTGGGTCTACACTGAAAGCGAGACCGCCCCGTCCACCCTGGGCTTGCCGGGCAACTGGCGCTTGCACCGCGAGCAGAAATCAGGACGGGTGTATTACGCGTTGTGGCAGCGTCTGACAAAGGACATGGGCTGA